Below is a window of bacterium DNA.
ATCGAGTTCCAGTCGTTGAAGCTGAACGAGCTTCGACAATTCCCAGAGCACTACATCGGAGATAGCAAGATCCTCACCTTCCAATTGTTGTAGCTCCGTTGGCGTCAAATCTCCGGCAAGCAGATAAACGACCATGTGACTGTCAAGATTGAGCATTCCATTTCGTTCCTGTGCTCAAAATGTCACCTTTGATTTTGATCTTACCTTTTAAACTTCCAACGAGCTCCAGAGCATTTCTCTCGGATACAGGAATAACCCGTGCCACCGGTTTACCTCTTTTAACGATCAGAACACCACCCGGTTCTAATTCATCCAGAACTTGTAAGCATTTCGCCTTAAAGTCCGTGGCGTTCATTACCTTTTCTTTTGTCTTCATGTGATAATTATACGAAAAGACCAGTCTCATGACCAGTCATGTATTCGTGTTG
It encodes the following:
- a CDS encoding type II toxin-antitoxin system prevent-host-death family antitoxin, which gives rise to MKTKEKVMNATDFKAKCLQVLDELEPGGVLIVKRGKPVARVIPVSERNALELVGSLKGKIKIKGDILSTGTKWNAQS